The Clostridium sp. AWRP genome has a window encoding:
- a CDS encoding 4Fe-4S dicluster domain-containing protein, with amino-acid sequence MNTFVVADPNKCIGCRTCEIACVVAHSDKNIFTSESSEIEFYPRLSVVKTAKVSAPIQCRQCEDAPCANVCPNKCITNRNGVVSINKSACIGCKTCLMACPVGAIDLVPEFNNGKKVVQHGLKITDDGKLCFKYKMVGNKCDLCNGRENGPACVEVCPTNAFNIVKSDELNESIKEKRKRSALGLTNIG; translated from the coding sequence ATGAATACTTTTGTTGTTGCAGATCCTAATAAATGTATAGGATGTAGAACCTGTGAAATAGCTTGTGTAGTAGCTCATTCTGACAAAAATATATTTACATCAGAAAGCTCTGAAATTGAATTTTATCCACGTTTAAGTGTTGTAAAAACAGCTAAAGTTAGTGCACCAATTCAATGTAGGCAGTGTGAAGATGCTCCTTGTGCTAACGTATGTCCAAATAAGTGTATTACGAATAGAAACGGAGTTGTCTCTATAAATAAAAGCGCTTGTATAGGTTGTAAAACTTGTCTTATGGCATGTCCTGTAGGTGCTATTGACTTAGTTCCTGAATTTAATAACGGAAAAAAGGTAGTACAACATGGCTTAAAAATTACAGATGATGGTAAGTTATGTTTTAAATACAAAATGGTAGGTAATAAGTGTGATTTGTGTAATGGAAGAGAAAATGGACCAGCTTGTGTAGAAGTTTGCCCAACTAATGCATTTAATATAGTTAAATCTGATGAGCTTAATGAATCTATTAAAGAAAAAAGAAAACGAAGTGCATTAGGATTAACTAATATAGGTTGA
- a CDS encoding TetR/AcrR family transcriptional regulator — protein MNNIGLTKAKKIKDLKRKAILQAAAKVFSQKGYIDSSIKDITNEASVSVGSFYSYFNNKEGVLAQIYEEISDMSLKAAVDASMTVKDSIVKKFTLAMTSAICTYVNNKEFSKILFVKSMGINESFEKKRWEILDKTNVYLKGILEHLDQFHSSGINDINVTSVLLTNSLFGVITYWLNEKITSNFKDMLFSLCTYHLRALNINFTDDEVNQYINEILISDYKEFLK, from the coding sequence ATGAATAATATTGGGCTTACTAAAGCAAAAAAAATAAAAGATTTAAAAAGAAAAGCTATTCTTCAAGCAGCCGCAAAGGTTTTTTCCCAAAAAGGATACATTGATTCTTCGATAAAGGATATTACAAATGAAGCTTCTGTATCAGTAGGTTCTTTTTATTCTTACTTTAATAATAAAGAGGGAGTATTAGCACAGATTTACGAAGAAATTTCTGATATGAGTTTAAAAGCTGCCGTTGATGCTTCTATGACCGTAAAAGACAGTATTGTTAAAAAATTTACTTTGGCAATGACCAGTGCAATTTGCACATATGTAAATAACAAAGAATTCTCAAAGATACTATTTGTAAAATCTATGGGAATTAATGAATCATTCGAAAAGAAACGTTGGGAGATATTAGACAAAACAAATGTTTATTTAAAAGGAATATTGGAACATTTAGATCAATTCCACTCATCTGGTATTAATGATATCAACGTAACTTCTGTGTTACTTACTAACAGCTTATTTGGGGTTATAACATACTGGCTTAATGAAAAAATTACAAGTAATTTTAAAGATATGCTTTTCTCTTTGTGTACTTATCACCTTAGAGCCTTGAATATTAATTTTACGGATGATGAAGTAAATCAATATATAAATGAAATACTCATTTCAGATTACAAA
- the fdhF gene encoding formate dehydrogenase subunit alpha codes for MKKKVLTVCPYCGAGCQLYLVVEDGQIVRAEPANGRTNEGTLCLKGRYGWDYLNDPQLLTPRIKKPMLRKNGKLVEVTWDEAIKFTSEKLTEIKNKYGADSIMTTGCSRGPGNETNYVMQKFARAVIGTNNVDNCARVCHGPSVAGLATVLGNGAMSNTIPEIENSDLLLIFGYNPAESHPIVARRIVKAKEKGAKIVVVDPRVTESVRICDLWIPLKGGTNMALVNAFANVLLNENLYNKEYVANYTENFEEYKSIIQKYSPEYSEKITNVPAEDIKKAMRMYANAKNPMILYGMGVCQFGQAVDVVKGLAGLALMTGNYGRPSVGIGPVRGQNNVQGSCDMGAIPNCYPGYQKVTDKNVREKFEKAWGVKLPDKVGYHLTEVPRLVLKENKLKAYYIMGEDCVQSDPNANDVRKALDKLELVIVQDIFMNKTTLHADVILPATAWGENEGVYSSADRGFQRFRKAVEPKGAVKPDWQIICELATAMGYSMHYNNTEEIWDEMRSLTPKFAGASYERMEKLGGIIWPCPSEDHPGTPVLYEGNIFSTPSKKGILFAAEWRPTQESPDKEYPLSLCTVREIGHYSVRTMTGNCRALKALEDEPGKIQMSLEDAEELDIKDGDLVRVSSRRGSVMSRALVTDRVRKGNTYMTYQWWIGACNNLTVDNLDPISKTPEYKYCSVKVEAIEDQDKAEKCLLETYNELRKKMGVKNM; via the coding sequence ATGAAAAAAAAGGTATTAACTGTATGCCCTTATTGCGGTGCTGGATGCCAACTCTATCTAGTTGTTGAAGATGGACAAATAGTAAGAGCAGAACCTGCTAATGGAAGAACAAATGAAGGAACTCTTTGTCTTAAAGGACGTTATGGTTGGGATTATCTAAATGATCCTCAACTTCTAACTCCACGTATAAAAAAACCTATGTTAAGGAAAAATGGTAAGTTAGTAGAAGTAACTTGGGATGAAGCTATTAAGTTTACGTCAGAAAAGTTAACAGAAATAAAAAATAAGTATGGTGCTGATTCTATAATGACTACAGGCTGTTCTAGAGGTCCCGGAAATGAGACGAATTATGTAATGCAAAAATTTGCACGTGCTGTAATAGGTACAAACAATGTAGATAACTGTGCTAGAGTTTGTCATGGTCCCTCAGTAGCAGGATTAGCTACAGTACTTGGAAATGGTGCCATGTCAAATACTATTCCTGAAATTGAAAATTCAGATTTGCTTCTTATATTTGGATATAATCCAGCAGAATCTCATCCTATAGTTGCCAGAAGAATAGTTAAAGCAAAGGAAAAAGGAGCAAAAATTGTAGTCGTAGATCCTAGGGTCACAGAAAGTGTGAGAATATGTGATCTTTGGATTCCATTAAAAGGTGGTACTAATATGGCTCTTGTAAATGCATTTGCCAATGTATTACTTAATGAAAATTTGTATAACAAAGAATATGTTGCTAATTATACTGAAAACTTTGAAGAGTATAAATCAATTATACAAAAATATAGTCCTGAATATTCAGAAAAAATAACAAATGTTCCTGCTGAAGATATAAAAAAAGCCATGAGGATGTATGCTAATGCAAAAAATCCAATGATTCTTTATGGTATGGGAGTATGTCAATTTGGTCAAGCTGTAGATGTAGTTAAAGGTTTAGCTGGTTTAGCTTTAATGACAGGAAACTATGGTAGGCCTAGTGTTGGTATAGGTCCTGTAAGAGGACAAAATAATGTTCAGGGCTCTTGTGATATGGGTGCTATTCCTAATTGTTACCCTGGATATCAAAAAGTTACGGATAAAAATGTTAGAGAAAAATTTGAGAAAGCTTGGGGAGTAAAACTTCCTGATAAAGTCGGATATCATTTAACAGAAGTGCCTAGACTTGTTTTAAAAGAAAATAAACTAAAGGCTTATTATATAATGGGAGAGGATTGTGTTCAAAGTGATCCAAATGCAAACGATGTAAGAAAAGCTTTAGATAAATTGGAACTTGTAATAGTTCAAGATATATTTATGAATAAAACAACTTTACATGCTGATGTAATACTTCCGGCTACTGCCTGGGGAGAAAATGAAGGTGTATACAGTTCTGCTGATAGAGGTTTCCAGAGATTCCGAAAAGCTGTTGAACCAAAGGGAGCTGTTAAACCAGATTGGCAGATAATTTGTGAGTTAGCTACTGCTATGGGATATTCTATGCATTATAATAATACAGAAGAAATATGGGATGAAATGAGAAGTCTCACTCCTAAATTTGCTGGTGCTAGCTATGAAAGAATGGAAAAGTTAGGAGGAATAATTTGGCCTTGTCCTTCTGAGGATCATCCTGGAACGCCTGTGCTTTATGAAGGAAATATTTTTAGTACACCAAGTAAAAAAGGTATTTTATTTGCAGCAGAATGGAGACCTACACAAGAATCTCCAGATAAGGAATATCCATTAAGCTTATGTACAGTTAGAGAAATAGGCCACTACTCTGTAAGAACAATGACTGGTAATTGTCGTGCTCTCAAGGCACTTGAAGATGAACCAGGTAAAATTCAAATGAGTTTGGAAGATGCTGAAGAACTTGATATAAAGGATGGAGATCTAGTACGGGTAAGTTCAAGAAGAGGTTCTGTAATGTCAAGAGCCTTAGTTACAGATAGAGTTCGTAAGGGTAATACTTATATGACTTATCAATGGTGGATTGGAGCTTGTAATAACCTTACTGTTGATAATTTAGATCCTATATCAAAAACACCTGAATATAAATATTGTTCAGTTAAAGTGGAGGCAATAGAGGATCAAGATAAAGCTGAAAAATGTTTATTAGAAACATACAATGAATTACGTAAAAAAATGGGAGTGAAAAATATGTAG
- the dmpI gene encoding 4-oxalocrotonate tautomerase DmpI produces MPYITLESGKLTKEQKEELIRKLTEVSSEIMHIPSEFFLTTIKELPDENIGIGGKTINKTKKEYMGKQH; encoded by the coding sequence ATGCCATATATAACATTAGAAAGTGGAAAATTAACTAAAGAACAAAAAGAAGAATTAATTAGAAAGTTAACAGAAGTTTCATCAGAAATAATGCATATTCCAAGTGAATTTTTCCTTACTACTATTAAAGAATTGCCTGATGAAAATATTGGAATTGGAGGAAAAACAATTAACAAAACAAAAAAGGAATATATGGGTAAGCAACATTAA
- a CDS encoding DUF3781 domain-containing protein: MVTKMNDNKCELIQNLDKLHTTELGAKRIKKNLFLNVDDVVKWCSEEILNSNAIIVKRGKNWYIDIDNCEITVNAYSYTIITAHKIKNRLEFS, translated from the coding sequence ATGGTGACAAAAATGAATGATAATAAATGTGAATTGATACAAAACTTAGATAAGTTGCACACAACCGAGTTGGGAGCTAAACGAATTAAAAAGAATCTTTTTTTAAATGTGGATGATGTAGTAAAATGGTGCAGCGAGGAAATACTAAATTCCAATGCCATAATAGTTAAAAGAGGTAAAAACTGGTATATAGACATAGATAATTGTGAAATAACAGTTAATGCATATAGTTATACCATTATTACTGCTCATAAGATAAAAAATAGATTAGAATTCTCATAA
- a CDS encoding alpha/beta hydrolase, with the protein MSIFKAHTPAFKDVQGNILKNSIAEMQMLPLGNTKQSVIIRGECRSNPVLLLVHGGPGSAETPLFRYYNAALEKNFIVVYWDQRACGKSYTKQDAHIPLCIQMFVEDLCDLAMYLKKYLGKEKIYLLAHSWGTLIGILAVSQHSELFYAYVGTGQVASMPESEFVSYRFTLQAAKEQKNEKAIRELTAIGEPQNGVYSSGITGIRTQRKWLNYFGGTIYGSKSIRKFIIRFFTSTEYNLADIVRFFKSLNTPERNKLSQGEFLKTDLFNTIKEVEIPIYFFLGRYDYQVASVVAEKFFHAIKSPKKELVWFEQSAHSSCFEEAEKFNRLMVDMVLSTTFSL; encoded by the coding sequence ATGTCAATATTTAAGGCTCACACTCCCGCTTTTAAAGATGTGCAGGGAAATATTTTGAAAAACAGCATTGCGGAGATGCAGATGTTACCGCTTGGAAACACAAAGCAGTCAGTTATCATCCGAGGCGAATGCCGTAGCAACCCTGTACTATTACTTGTTCATGGAGGACCAGGTTCCGCTGAAACTCCGCTCTTCAGGTACTACAATGCGGCGCTCGAAAAAAACTTTATTGTGGTTTATTGGGATCAGCGTGCCTGCGGAAAATCATATACCAAACAGGATGCACATATTCCTCTTTGTATCCAAATGTTTGTGGAGGATCTCTGCGATTTGGCAATGTATCTCAAAAAATACCTTGGAAAAGAGAAAATCTATCTTCTGGCGCATTCGTGGGGTACTCTTATTGGCATCCTTGCGGTGTCACAACATTCGGAGCTTTTTTACGCATATGTTGGTACCGGACAGGTTGCTAGTATGCCGGAAAGCGAGTTTGTATCCTACCGATTTACACTTCAGGCTGCAAAAGAGCAAAAAAACGAAAAGGCCATACGTGAACTTACAGCAATCGGTGAACCGCAAAATGGTGTTTATTCATCTGGAATTACAGGTATACGTACACAGAGAAAATGGCTGAACTATTTTGGTGGTACGATTTATGGCTCAAAAAGTATTAGAAAGTTTATTATCAGGTTTTTTACATCCACGGAATATAACCTTGCAGATATCGTCCGCTTTTTCAAGTCACTTAACACACCCGAGAGAAACAAGCTCTCTCAGGGAGAATTCTTGAAAACGGATTTGTTTAATACAATAAAAGAGGTTGAAATACCCATCTATTTTTTCCTTGGAAGATATGATTATCAAGTTGCGTCTGTTGTGGCTGAAAAGTTCTTTCACGCAATAAAATCACCCAAAAAAGAACTTGTTTGGTTTGAACAATCAGCACACAGTTCCTGTTTTGAAGAAGCAGAAAAGTTTAACAGGCTGATGGTTGATATGGTCTTATCTACTACATTCTCATTATGA